CTCTTTTTATTACAGGCTGGGGGAGCGTTCCTGCTTTGGCGTTGGCTGGCTAAGATTCTCATCACCCCGATGCAGCCATCGACCGCTTATCTCTCGGCGGGACTCTTCGCCTTGATCGGTTTGGTGCTGTTCCTGATAGGCAAATACTCCACGGGTATTGCGCGCCTTGAAGGATTGCGACTCGTCCGTCCGGGAGCGAGTTACATGCTGTTTAGCGCATTTCTGTGCTGGGCTGCTCCGGTTGCCATTGGCTTGGTGATGGTGCTGGGTTTCCCACGAGCTGACCTTTATTTCGCGAAGGCATTCAGTTTGATTCTCACGCTGATAGCGCTCGAGACGCTGGTCAACCTGATTCTTGAAATTTATCGCCCGCGGATGAAGGGCAAAGTGGCGCGCCCGATCTATGAAAGCCGTATCGTAAGCCTGCTCGGCCAGCCGGATGGTTTGGTATCAACAGCGGCTCAAACCCTCGACTATCAATTTGGCTTCAAGGTTTCTGAAACATGGTTTTACAAGTTCTTCCAAAAGAGGCTGGCAATGTTGATTTTGCTGCAAGTGGGCGTGTTGTTGTTGTCCACCAGCATGGTGTTTATTGATGCTGGTGAGCAGGCTTTGTTGGAACGATTTGGCCGGCCGGTAGAGGGCCGGGAGTTGTTGGGGCCGGGCGCACACTTGAAGTTACCGTGGCCGATTGACAAGGTCTATCGCTATCCCACCGATCAGATCCAATCGTTTAATGTTGGATTTGTTCCCGATCCGGGGCGTGAGAATGATAAAACCGTGCTTTGGACCGTGAGCCATGCGAAGGAAGAAAACTTCCTGGTGGCAAACCGGGATTTGGTACAGCTGAACGACGCGACCAATAACGCTGCAGCGGGCAAGAGGCCGCCACCGGTCAGCCTGTTGACGGTTAGCATCCCGGTTCAGTTCCAGATCACCAATTTGCTGGCTTGGGCGTATAATAACGAAGAGCCAGATACACTCTTGAATCACATCGCAAACAGCGAAGTGGTTCGCTACCTGGTAAGCGCTGATTTGCAGGAAATCATGTCTCATGGCCGTTCCGATGCGGCGAATATTTTGCGCGATCGCATCCAGCAGGAGGCGGACAGACGCAAGTTGGGTGCGCACATTCTATTCGTCGGCCTGCAGGATATTCATCCACCAGTGAAGGTGGCTCCAGACTATGAGAAAGTGGTCGCCGCCATTCACACCAAGGAGGCGAACATCCTGGCAGCGCAGGCTGATGGAATCAAGACGAACGCAATGGCAGAGGCGCAGGCCTTTAAATTGATTTCGGAAGCACGAGTTGCGTGTCAGCGACAGGAAGTGGATGCCATGGCCCGTGCGGCATTGTTCACAAACCAGATCCCAGCCTATGAAGCTTCACCATCGGTGTATTCCTCTCGTGCCTATCTGCAGACCTTTGCCCGATCGGTGGCGGGGGCGCGCAAATACATTCTGTTGTCCACCAATGCGCAGGATGTGGTGATCCTGAACCTGGAAGATAAAATACGGCAGGACCTGTTGGACACCATCACAGTTCCGCCACCGAAGAAATAATTTACTGTTAGATATGAAAAAGAACCCACTAGCCATAACCATCGGCGCGTTGCTAATCGTCATCTTTGTTTTACTTTTGTTCGTGTTCCAGGTGCGGAAGTCGGAGGTGGCGGTAGTCACCACGTTTGGCAGAATCAGCTCCACCAAGGCTGAACCTGGTGCGTATTTCAAGCTGCCGTGGCCCATTCAGAGCGTATACAAATTCGACAAGCGCATTCAAAACTTCGAAGACAAGTTTGATGAAGCTCTGACCCATGATAGTTATAACCTGCTCTCTCAGGTATATGTGGGTTGGAGGATCAGCGAGCCAGCAGAGTTTTACAAGAAATCCTCCCGAGATTCGGCGGATTCCATCCTGAGAGCCGAGAAGACCCTGGAAGGTTTGGTGCGGAACGCCAAGTTTGCGGCGATTGGCAACCATCCACTCTCGGACTTTGTCTCCACCAATCCAAAGGAACTGAAGTTTTCGGAAATCGAAGGCGAAATACTGACCAACGTCCAGCAGCAGCTCAGCTCCAAGAATTACGGCATTGAGATGGAATATCTTGGCGTCAAGAAGCTGGGTTTCCCCGAGAGCGTGACGGCGGAAGTCTTCAAGCGGATGCAATCCGAGCGGCAAGTGTTGATCAGCAAGACACAAAATGAAGGCGAAGCGGAGGCTTCGAAGATTCGCACGCTGGCGGACAGCAAGGGCGCGGAGGTGGTGGCGAATGCCGAAGCGCAGGCCACCCGAATTCGTGGAGAGGGACAGGCGCAGGCCGCCGAATCCTTTGCCGTATTTCAAAAGAACCCGGAACTGGCAACCTTCCTACTTAATTTGAA
This DNA window, taken from Pedosphaera parvula Ellin514, encodes the following:
- the hflK gene encoding protease modulator HflK gives rise to the protein MERKSEKNGLINLLLLIAAGAIAYGVARYGNTLAGLVSTVFMGIGALIAIVSWFQMRLEERERLEKLEFDELSKTAASSALFNAQETEVFPAQRSREQFERFFVPAFTVLLFLLQAGGAFLLWRWLAKILITPMQPSTAYLSAGLFALIGLVLFLIGKYSTGIARLEGLRLVRPGASYMLFSAFLCWAAPVAIGLVMVLGFPRADLYFAKAFSLILTLIALETLVNLILEIYRPRMKGKVARPIYESRIVSLLGQPDGLVSTAAQTLDYQFGFKVSETWFYKFFQKRLAMLILLQVGVLLLSTSMVFIDAGEQALLERFGRPVEGRELLGPGAHLKLPWPIDKVYRYPTDQIQSFNVGFVPDPGRENDKTVLWTVSHAKEENFLVANRDLVQLNDATNNAAAGKRPPPVSLLTVSIPVQFQITNLLAWAYNNEEPDTLLNHIANSEVVRYLVSADLQEIMSHGRSDAANILRDRIQQEADRRKLGAHILFVGLQDIHPPVKVAPDYEKVVAAIHTKEANILAAQADGIKTNAMAEAQAFKLISEARVACQRQEVDAMARAALFTNQIPAYEASPSVYSSRAYLQTFARSVAGARKYILLSTNAQDVVILNLEDKIRQDLLDTITVPPPKK
- the hflC gene encoding protease modulator HflC, encoding MKKNPLAITIGALLIVIFVLLLFVFQVRKSEVAVVTTFGRISSTKAEPGAYFKLPWPIQSVYKFDKRIQNFEDKFDEALTHDSYNLLSQVYVGWRISEPAEFYKKSSRDSADSILRAEKTLEGLVRNAKFAAIGNHPLSDFVSTNPKELKFSEIEGEILTNVQQQLSSKNYGIEMEYLGVKKLGFPESVTAEVFKRMQSERQVLISKTQNEGEAEASKIRTLADSKGAEVVANAEAQATRIRGEGQAQAAESFAVFQKNPELATFLLNLNALELSLKDRATLIFDQHTQPFNLFQGYSTNLTTNKK